Proteins encoded within one genomic window of Ranitomeya variabilis isolate aRanVar5 chromosome 4, aRanVar5.hap1, whole genome shotgun sequence:
- the LOC143764811 gene encoding uncharacterized protein LOC143764811, with product MFSSEDLTASQGGHDTDYEPSSVEEQEQSSGNESFQVRWVQIPEEERQSVHQREEDQHIIDNELPIPLVQERVALWDPVIVIILTRRLWEEVARSLLDDWDHARQKVRKDFLKRVKLPCRSIKAHFNKDIRQEMQVKSFPKLSKYKYNCMLSFLRPALAQRTTWRSTIEHGSFSIEAAPHRPANEQSQSSTSDVATRQASQAGEQAAGPSGFSFSQPSATAFVGISHQRQRAWERSVMPEFIHLSSVFQDGMKVIGDRLDSGLTPAERHAGLPGCLQPGITAAVLKLSVAGWILPASTSTASLTCSPSSQLHHAPECSTPAASSIYHAPQCSIHHTLECSTPAVSSIHLAP from the exons ATGTTCTCCAGTGAAGACctgactgcttcccagggtggacatgacactgattat gaaccttccagtgtggaagagcaggagcagtcaagtggaaatgaatctTTCCAGGTTCGTTGGGTTCaaattcctgaggaggaaagacagagt gttcatCAGCGTGAGGAAGATCAACATATCATTGACAATGAACTACCCATTCCACTGGTTCAAGAGCGTGTAGCGTTGTGGGACCCCGTAATCGTAATCATTCTGactcgacgactctgggaagaagtggccagatcgcttttGGATGACTGGGACCATGCAAGGCaaaaagtcagaaaggattttc TCAAGAGAGTAAAACTTCCTTGTCGTTCGATAAAGGCTCACTTCAATAAGGATATCAGACAGGAGATGCAGGTTAAAAGCTTTCCAAAGCTTTCAAAGTACAAATACAATTGTATGCTGTCTTTTCTGAGGCCTGCtcttgctcagcgaac AACCTGGAGAAGCACTATAGAACATGGATCTTTCTCCATtgaagcggcccctcatcgaccagccaacgaacagtcccaatcatccaccagcgatgtagcaaccaggcaggcttcacaggctggggaacaggcagccggtccatcaggtttttccttctcccagccctctgccactgcttttgttgggaTTTCTCATCAGcgtcagagggcctgggagaggtcagtcatgcccgagtttattcacttaagctcggtcttccaggatgggatgaaggtgattggagatagactggacagtgggctcactccagctgaacgtcatgcaggcctgccaggctgcttacagccaggcattACAGCAGCAGTCCTGAAGCTATCAGTTGCAGGCTGGattttaccagcatcaacaagcacagcatcactaacctgttcccccagttcacagctacaccatgctccagagtgcagcacccctgcagcaagcagcatctacCACGCTCCACAGTGCAGCATCCACCACACtctagagtgcagcacccctgcagtaaGCAGCATCCACCTCGCTCcatag